A window of the Citrus sinensis cultivar Valencia sweet orange chromosome 9, DVS_A1.0, whole genome shotgun sequence genome harbors these coding sequences:
- the LOC102626389 gene encoding AP2-like ethylene-responsive transcription factor At1g16060, protein MEGLSREEYIGSLRRKSSGFSRGVSKYRGVARHHHNGRWEARIGRVFGNKYLYLGTYATQEEAATAYDMAAIEYRGLNAVTNFDLSRYIKWLKPNHQINPHLIDTTSPSSSSIINNGNNSDYNHQESNSSFFNNNNQSGSTVRDQPPTTTLLTDHYHQPVVRPVSATSALGLLLQSSKFKEMMEMTSSSEADNHHCSSLTPSTESSDPFQCSFPEDIQTYFGGCQDSSNFGEGDDDDDVFFRELNSFVPPMFQCDFDA, encoded by the exons ATGGAGGGTCTGTCCAGAGAAGAATATATTGGATCATTAAGAAG GAAAAGCAGTGGATTTTCTAGAGgagtttcaaaatatagagGTGTTGCAAg GCATCATCATAATGGTAGATGGGAAGCCCGGATTGGAAGAGTGTTTGGAAACAAATATCTTTATCTTGGAACTTATG ctACACAAGAAGAAGCTGCCACCGCATACGATATGGCAGCCATTGAGTACCGTGGATTAAACGCAGTCACCAACTTTGATCTCAGTCGTTACATCAAGTGGCTGAAACCTAATCATCAAATTAATCCTCACTTGATTGACACAACGTCACCATCATCTTCGTCAATAATCAACAACGGAAATAATAGTGATTATAATCATCAAGAATCGAACTCAAGCTTctttaacaacaacaaccaaagCGGATCAACAGTGAGGGATCAACCACCCACGACAACATTATTGACTGATCATTATCATCAGCCTGTTGTGAGACCGGTGAGTGCCACGTCAGCCCTGGGGCTTCTCCTTCAATCGTCAAAGTTCAAGGAGATGATGGAGATGACCTCATCGTCGGAAGCTGACAACCATCATTGCTCATCATTAACTCCGTCAACGGAGTCTTCTGACCCGTTCCAGTGCAGCTTCCCTGAAGATATACAGACGTATTTTGGTGGGTGTCAAGATTCCAGCAATTTCGGGGaaggagatgatgatgatgatgtctTCTTTCGTGAGCTCAACTCTTTCGTTCCACCGATGTTTCAATGCGACTTTGACGCTTAA